A portion of the Candidatus Omnitrophota bacterium genome contains these proteins:
- a CDS encoding superinfection immunity protein, whose translation MQNFTVLGLLAVILIFSLYFLPTLIAFLRQHKNKLAIFLLNLLLGWTVLGWVISLVWSVMK comes from the coding sequence ATGCAGAATTTCACAGTATTGGGGCTGCTGGCAGTAATATTGATTTTTAGTTTATATTTCCTGCCGACATTGATCGCTTTTTTACGACAGCATAAAAATAAGCTCGCGATATTTTTGCTGAATCTACTCCTGGGGTGGACTGTTTTAGGATGGGTGATATCGCTTGTCTGGTCTGTGATGAAATAA